In Verrucomicrobiota bacterium, the DNA window ACCCGGCTTTTCACATTGCTGGAATTCAGGATTCATTGAAACGCGCAGCGGCTAAACTTCCTCGTGTAGATGCAATCGGAGGAAGTGCGGCCGGTGTTTATGTTAACAACGAAGTTCGTGTAGGTTCGATATTCAGAGGTGTCTCTCCAGTCAATTTTGAGGCTCATGTGCGTCGACTATTCTTTGACCTAAAGGAACGATGGGGAAACATACCTTTTGAGGTAGTTAACGATGGTGAAGTTACCGCCTTGGCTGGCGCGATGTCTCTAAACGACAACGGTGTTCTGGGAATCTCCATGGGGACGAGTCAGGCAGGAGGTTATGTGGATCCAGGTGGTCATATTAAACCCTGGTTAAACGAATTGGCGTTTGCGCCGATCGACTACAGCAAGAATGCGCATTGCGACGAATGGTCAGGTGATATTGGGGTAGGGGCACAATACTTTTCTCAACAAGCAGTCGCTCGTTTACTTCCTCACGCAGGCTTTGTGGTTGATGATGGCATGCCATTCCCTGAGCGGCTAGAAATGCTACAGGAGCACATGAAAGATGGCGATGAAAACGCCGCTTTTGTCTATGACACAATCGGAACCTATTTTGGTTATTCTATCGCCCACTATGCCGACATGTATGACTACCACAATTTACTCATCCTGGGGCGAGTCACATCTGGTGAAGGCGGTGAGGTGATTATTAAAAAAGGTCAGCAAGTCTTAGCCGATGAATTCCCCGAACTTGCAGAAAGAATCAAGTTGCATACGCCCGATGAACACGACAAACGACACGGTCAAGCCGTAGCAGCTGCAAGTTTGCCCGTTATTGAAAAATAATTTGTTTGGTAGCAAAATTTTCAAAGCGGCCAAAGAAAAGATGGTCTTTGTGGAAATTTGTAAGGATCGTCTACCTACTGTGAAACTCATTCTTTTCTTAATCGCATGGTTGGTTTCTGTTTCAACGAATGCTCAGGAAACTTCGGAAACCACGAACAGGCCCAATAGTAATAACATGTCTGATTCTGAGTTTCTCAAGCTGGCTCCTGAAGGCGTGACCGTATTTCCTGACCTTGCCTATCGGGAAGGAAATGAAGCCTGGAAGCTCGATTTGGCAATGCCAACAGACCGCGGAAAGAACGCTTTCCCGGTTATTGTCTATATTCATGGCGGAGGATGGACCCAAGGAGACAAACGCGGACAAGGCATCGAATCCATTCTTGGGTACGCGACTAAAGGATTTGTTTC includes these proteins:
- a CDS encoding ROK family protein, which produces MSGVTDLPILLKHIPILDTGFVPAAKWNRAYDHQIKQLGESERFTLALKRTDGTVSVFRTKILPHSRDLKALNLKYIERILKFLLWQKGGYNVYVAGDRALSEELKRIYCPGGQRGFDHQFMGEKVYGVPFELIHTTEDELPEEKENDVTLGRNLDGCRIGFDLGGSDRKCAALIDGKLVFSEEVKWDPYFEKDPAFHIAGIQDSLKRAAAKLPRVDAIGGSAAGVYVNNEVRVGSIFRGVSPVNFEAHVRRLFFDLKERWGNIPFEVVNDGEVTALAGAMSLNDNGVLGISMGTSQAGGYVDPGGHIKPWLNELAFAPIDYSKNAHCDEWSGDIGVGAQYFSQQAVARLLPHAGFVVDDGMPFPERLEMLQEHMKDGDENAAFVYDTIGTYFGYSIAHYADMYDYHNLLILGRVTSGEGGEVIIKKGQQVLADEFPELAERIKLHTPDEHDKRHGQAVAAASLPVIEK